Proteins from a single region of Drosophila biarmipes strain raj3 chromosome 3R, RU_DBia_V1.1, whole genome shotgun sequence:
- the LOC108024394 gene encoding uncharacterized protein LOC108024394 isoform X1, which translates to MKFVILLCLLGCMATANGFILDLLKDKKPSGREDSGDNLNILHQPMELFSSLLENFKKGFTNILSLFGVGGGKGGDGEDSSDKSTTESSSSEESTTAKTTSATKTEASSEETTKASTTTESKSSEDSSTEDSTTSSSTKKD; encoded by the exons ATGAAGTTTGTGATCTTGTTGTGTCTGCTTGGCTGTATGGCAACTGCCAATGGATTTATCTTGGATCTGCTGAAGGACAAGAAACCCTCGGGTCGAGAGGATTCAGGGGACAATCTTAATATATTGCATCAACCAATGGAGCTTTTTAGCAGTTTATTGGAAAATTTTAAGAAG GGATTTACGAATATATTGAGCCTTTTCGGTGTTGGTGGTGGGAAGGGTGGAGATGGTGAAGATAGTAGCGACAAATCAACGACTGAATCTTCGTCATCTGAAGAATCAACAACGGCTAAAACAACATCAGCAACGAAAACAGAGGCATCATCAGAGGAAACAACAAAGGCATCCACTACAACGGAATCCAAATCTTCAGAGGACTCATCCACGGAAGACTCAACCACCAGTTCCAGTACGAAAAAAGATTAG
- the LOC108024394 gene encoding uncharacterized protein LOC108024394 isoform X2 — MSWFSNSLCIVLLTILMLDFVRPAPIGVNLIDTPDEHLVSFEVDVDRQSDLMLPKLELQLVKTHQQEDDIEVLRMQLLQLNLLKLLIALDLLILICIYFYAREKKYSPVQAV, encoded by the exons ATGTCTTGGTTTAGTAATTCTCTTTGCATTGTATTGCTAACAATCTTGATGCTGGACTTTGTACGGCCAGCTCCAATAGGGGTTAATCTGATAGATACACCCGACGAGCATCTTGTAAGTTTTGAGGTGGACGTCGATCGGCAATCTGACCTGATGCTGCCCAAGCTTGAGCTTCAATTGGTGAAGACACATCAACAAGAGGATG ATATAGAAGTTCTGCGTATGCAATTATTGCAGCTGAATCTACTCAAGTTGCTTATTGCCTTGGAcctacttatattgatatgcatttatttctacgccagagaaaaaaaatacagcCCAGTGCAAGCTGTATAA
- the LOC108024298 gene encoding putative gustatory receptor 98a, translating into MGQKSEELHAASLLRMRRVMKCTGMLPIGQNLFAKVFCNVFLLVTVGFSSYGRFRFDYDLDYDFLNDHFSSTIDLTNFCALVASHLVVVMELLWGNCSQDVDRQLQEIHFQIKAHLGTPVSTLRARAYCNAVYWSSFIRLLIFCLLTVYNNRALTYYALYSEIVLMFRFSEFTLYCAVIWFLYQELVLGATNVVKELDKTRFELWSIGRMSLEKLPKLQRIHGSLWQSIRCLERYFQISLITLLMKFFIDTSALPYWLYLSKIQHPEMSIKLYVAFDECIKILEIVVPCYICSQCEAMQRKLRSMFYTITTDRRNGQLNAALRRLNLQLSQEKYQFSAGGLVEITTEMLGKFLFGVISYIVICIQFSINLRASNSHKLALSTTPSAIT; encoded by the exons ATGGGTCAGAAGTCCGAGGAACTACACGCTGCTTCATTGCTCCGCATGCGGCGCGTGATGAAGTGCACGGGAATGCTTCCGATTGGTCAGAATCTGTTCGCGAAAGTGTTTTGCAACGTTTTCCTCCTAGTAACAGTGGGATTCTCGAGTTACGGGCGCTTCAGATTTGACTATGATTTGGACTATGATTTCCTAAACGACCATTTCTCCAGCACCATTGATCTAACCAACTTTTGTGCCCTAGTGGCGAGTCATTTGGTCGTTGTAATGGAACTTCTGTGGGGGAACTGTAGCCAGGATGTGGACAGACAATTGCAGGAGATACATTTTCAGATAAAAGCACACCTGGGCACACCTGTTAGTACTCTTCGAGCTCGTGCCTACTGCAATGCCGTCTATTGGTCGTCGTTCATCCGATTGCTGATTTTCTGCCTACTTACTGTGTACAACAATCGCGCTCTAACCTACTACGCACTCTATTCGGAAATAGTTCTTATGTTTCGCTTCTCCGAGTTCACCTTGTACTGTGCCGTGATTTGGTTCCTTTACCAGGAACTCGTTCTTGGAGCTACGAATGTTGTAAAGGAATTGGATAAAACTCGATTCGAACTGTGGTCCATTGGCCGCATGTCGCTGGAGAAGTTGCCCAAGTTGCAGAGAATCCATGGTTCACTGTGGCAATCCATTAGATGCCTAGAGCGATACTTTCAGATTAGTCTAATCACTCTTCTCATGAAGTTCTTTATAGACACTTCGGCCTTGCCATACTGGCTCTACCTTAGCAAGATTCAGCACCCAGAAATGTCCATAAAACTGT ATGTCGCCTTCGACGAGTGTATAAAAATCCTAGAAATCGTAGTGCCCTGCTATATCTGCTCACAATGTGAGGCAATGCAGCGAAAGTTACGATCGATGTTTTACACAATCACCACAGATCGTCGTAATGGTCAGCTGAATGCCGCTCTTAGGCGTCTTAATCTGCAATTGAGTCAGGAGAAATACCAGTTTAGTGCAGGGGGATTGGTGGAAATCACCACGGAAATGCTGGGAAAG TTTCTTTTTGGAGTTATCAGCTATATAGTGATTTGCATCCAATTTAGCATCAACCTCAGGGCCAGCAACTCCCACAAACTCGCACTGAGTACGACACCCAGTGCCATCACTTAA
- the LOC108024348 gene encoding probable cytochrome P450 6a18, producing MALTYILFQVVVALLAIVSYYLHRKLTYFKRRGIPYDTPHPIRGNMDGYNKTKTVHQIYQDYYNKYRDSKAPFVGFYLFQKPAAFIIDLELAKQILIKNFSNFSDKGIYYNEKDDPMSAHLFNLDGPQWRLLRNKLSPTFTSGKMKFMYPTVLSVAEEFMAVMHEKVLENSVLDVRDLVARFTVDVIGTCAFGIQCNSLRDEKAEFLYFGRRALLDSRHGRLMTGFMRSYPNLCRRLGFQRCAVHVQKFYHRIVEETVSYREKENIKRNDFMDMLIALKNQKEVTLENGEVVKGLTMEEIIAQAFVFFIAGFDTSSSTLGFALYELAKNQEIQDKVRAEVQEVLQKHDNKFTYECIQDFKYLDQVINETLRHYTIVPNVDRVAAKRFVVPGNPKFVIEAGQSVIIPSIAIHHDPSIYPEPNEFRPERFSPEEIANRPSVAWLPFGEGPRSCIGIRFGQMQARTGLALLIKNFRFSTCSQTADPLNFDPHSTILLGVKGGIHLKVEAV from the exons ATGGCGTTGACATATATTCTCTTCCAAGTAGTGGTCGCCTTACTAGCGATCGTGTCCTACTATCTCCACCGAAAATTAACCTACTTCAAGCGTCGTGGGATTCCCTACGATACTCCCCATCCGATCAGGGGAAACATGGATGGTTATAACAAAACCAAGACCGTGCACCAAATCTACCAGGATTACTACAACAAGTATCGGGACAGCAAGGCCCCTTTCGTCGGATTCTACCTCTTCCAAAAGCCCGCTGCCTTCATCATAGACCTGGAGCTGGCTAAGCAAATCCTGATAAAGAACTTTTCCAATTTCTCTGACAAGGGAATTTACTACAACGAAAAAGATGATCCCATGTCGGCGCATCTCTTTAACCTAGATGGTCCGCAGTGGCGTTTGCTGAGGAACAAATTATCCCCGACCTTCACATCTGGTAAGATGAAGTTCATGTATCCGACAGTTCTGTCCGTGGCCGAAGAATTTATGGCCGTGATGCATGAGAAGGTATTGGAAAACAGCGTTCTGGATGTGCGAGATCTGGTGGCCAGGTTCACGGTGGATGTAATCGGAACCTGTGCCTTTGGCATCCAGTGCAACAGTCTGCGCGATGAGAAGGCCGAGTTTTTGTACTTCGGACGGCGGGCTTTATTGGATTCGCGCCATGGCAGGCTGATGACTGGCTTCATGCGCAGCTATCCCAACTTGTGTAGGCGACTGGGCTTCCAGCGATGTGCCGTCCATGTCCAGAAGTTCTATCACAGAATAGTCGAAGAGACTGTGAGTTACCGGGAAAAGGAGAATATCAAAAGGAATGATTTCATGGACATGCTTATTGccttaaaaaaccaaaaggaGGTGACTCTTGAGAATGGCGAAGTAGTCAAGGGATTGACCATGGAGGAGATCATTGCCCAAGCCTTTGTGTTCTTCATTGCTGGCTTCGATACCTCTTCCTCCACCTTAGGGTTTGCTCTTTACGAACTGGCCAAGAACCAGGAAATACAAGACAAAGTAAGAGCCGAGGTGCAGGAGGTTTTGCAAAAACATGATAATAAGTTTACCTACGAATGCATTCAGGATTTTAAGTACCTCGACCAGGTTATTAATG AAACCCTACGCCATTATACCATTGTACCCAATGTGGATCGAGTGGCCGCCAAGCGTTTTGTGGTCCCCGGAAACCCAAAGTTTGTTATCGAGGCCGGACAGTCGGTCATCATTCCCTCAATAGCCATTCATCACGACCCCAGCATCTATCCCGAACCCAATGAATTCCGTCCCGAGCGATTTTCCCCCGAGGAAATCGCTAATCGTCCTTCAGTCGCCTGGCTGCCCTTCGGAGAAGGTCCTCGGAGCTGTATTGGCATCAGATTTGGTCAAATGCAGGCTCGCACTGGACTCGCTCTGCTTATCAAGAACTTCAGGTTCTCCACATGCTCACAAACCGCAGATCCTCTCAACTTTGACCCGCACTCCACTATTCTACTAGGAGTTAAGGGCGGAATTCATCTCAAGGTGGAGGcagtataa
- the LOC108024428 gene encoding kelch-like protein 40: protein MSLAEETSSPLEEAPSGPKVDDELELCSIDEETRELITKSYTKRENDSWETLPECNLEQMGFMEQSLEVEFQFSCSKGYMLRGITHLLENGKCTDVVVQVGNQSFKCHLPVLQLCTGYFKQFSKVDVVTLSTETITPKGFELAYDWMTHSNAKLSRKHIVELYLTANFLDMPELNAHIWCRLDNPKMLNGFEAFRLYLQCLPRKASVLQELMLGRIHNYFLVAVATEEYLALEPRHVFEMLSHINMCVNSEMEMFMSGVRWLLYDWHNRKEFAVAIMQAIRFNLMPAWYTTVLKTKHADVEFQELLDMPQIQSMINLGLSFSITHNFLDPTSPLKEPLQMQKPHERQWVFNPSIRHHHRYECPQWRYLNLDVFNEYMQHIIVAGYRYVPSLEYLKPGQLMSCCHEALEKKSLNK from the exons ATGAGTTTGGCTGAGGAGACTAGTAGTCCTCTGGAGGAGGCGCCAAGTGGCCCAAAAGTCGATGATGAACTGGAATTATGCAGTAT TGATGAAGAAACCCGAGAACTTATCACCAAGAGCTATACGAAAAGGGAAAATGACTCATGGGAGACACTTCCCGAGTGCAACCTCGAGCAAATGGGCTTCATGGAGCAGAGCCTGGAGGTGGAGTTCCAGTTCAGCTGCAGCAAGGGGTACATGCTTCGTGGTATAACCCATCTGCTGGAGAACGGAAAATGCACGGATGTCGTGGTCCAGGTGGGCAACCAGTCCTTCAAGTGCCACCTGCCTGTTTTGCAGTTGTGCACCGGGTATTTCAAGCAATTCAGCAAGGTGGATGTGGTCACCTTGAGCACGGAAACAATAACACCGAAGGGTTTTGAACTGGCCTACGACTGGATGACACATTCGAATGCCAAACTTTCCCGAAAACACATTGTGGAACTCTATTTGACCGCCAATTTCCTGGACATGCCTGAGCTGAATGCCCATATCTGGTGTCGATTGGACAACCCCAAGATGCTTAATGGCTTCGAAGCTTTTCGATTGTATTTGCAGTGTTTGCCTCGGAAGGCGAGCGTCCTGCAGGAACTGATGCTGGGTCGCATCCATAACTATTTCCTGGTGGCCGTGGCCACCGAGGAGTATCTCGCCTTGGAACCGCGTCACGTCTTCGAGATGCTCAGTCACATAAATATGTGCGTTAATTCCGAAATGGAGATGTTTATGAGCGGTGTGAGATGGCTGCTCTACGACTGGCACAATCGAAAGGAGTTTGCGGTGGCCATAATGCAGGCCATACGCTTCAATCTGATGCCAGCCTGGTATACCACGGTGCTGAAGACCAAACACGCGGATGTGGAGTTCCAGGAGCTGCTGGACATGCCGCAGATCCAGTCGATGATCAATCTGGGCCTGTCCTTCTCGATAACCCACAACTTTCTGGATCCCACATCGCCGCTGAAGGAGCCGCTGCAGATGCAGAAGCCCCACGAGCGGCAGTGGGTCTTCAATCCGAGCATTCGACATCACCACCGCTACGAGTGTCCCCAGTGGCGTTACCTGAATCTGGACGTTTTCAACGAGTACATGCAGCACATCATCGTGGCAGGATATCGGTATGTGCCCTCCCTGGAGTATTTGAAGCCCGGCCAGCTGATGTCCTGCTGCCACGAGGCCCTCGAAAAGaaatcattaaataaataa